The following are encoded in a window of Fibrobacter sp. UWB2 genomic DNA:
- a CDS encoding glycogen-binding domain-containing protein, translating into MSKNSKTVVAKPVKKVATKAAAKPAAEKSAAKTVKAPAKKAAPKAEKPAKAAKVEAPKAEVKVAKAPAKKAAAKAPKATAPKKVAVEFVADCPLATTVSVAGTFNNWTVDADMLKKDKKTGLWVAKISLVPGDYEYKFVCDGVNWDAGDNKIKHV; encoded by the coding sequence ATGTCCAAGAATTCTAAAACTGTGGTTGCAAAACCCGTAAAGAAAGTTGCGACGAAGGCTGCGGCAAAACCCGCTGCAGAAAAATCCGCCGCAAAAACCGTGAAGGCTCCTGCCAAGAAGGCCGCTCCGAAGGCAGAAAAGCCGGCTAAGGCTGCAAAAGTCGAAGCCCCGAAAGCTGAAGTGAAGGTCGCCAAGGCTCCGGCAAAGAAGGCTGCAGCAAAGGCTCCGAAGGCTACCGCTCCGAAGAAGGTCGCTGTCGAATTCGTTGCCGACTGCCCGCTTGCAACAACCGTCTCTGTTGCTGGTACGTTCAACAACTGGACTGTCGATGCCGACATGCTCAAGAAGGACAAGAAGACGGGTCTTTGGGTTGCAAAGATTTCCCTTGTTCCGGGCGACTACGAATACAAGTTTGTCTGTGACGGTGTGAACTGGGACGCAGGCGACAATAAGATCAAGCACGTATAA
- the rpe gene encoding ribulose-phosphate 3-epimerase, which produces MLKQIIAPSVLNANFLELGNGLKAIENGGAGLVHLDIMDGHFVPNISFGPGISACVKKGTKLPLDCHLMIENPENYVGEFAKAGASIISVHAETTNHLDRLLHQIAELGVKPAVAINPATPLESIKYVLDIVDMVLIMSVNPGFGGQSLIPYCLDKIRELRALKPELNIQIDGGVKLDNILACKEAGANIFVVGSAIFGKPDPEAVCREFVNLVK; this is translated from the coding sequence ATGCTTAAACAAATCATCGCTCCAAGCGTCTTGAACGCAAACTTCCTCGAACTCGGCAATGGTCTCAAGGCCATTGAAAACGGAGGCGCAGGCCTCGTTCATTTGGACATCATGGATGGGCACTTTGTCCCAAACATCAGCTTTGGCCCGGGCATTTCTGCCTGTGTCAAGAAGGGCACCAAGCTCCCGCTCGATTGTCATTTGATGATTGAAAATCCGGAAAACTACGTAGGTGAATTTGCTAAAGCAGGCGCAAGCATCATCAGCGTGCACGCCGAAACCACAAACCACCTCGACCGCTTGCTGCACCAGATTGCAGAACTCGGCGTCAAGCCCGCAGTCGCAATCAACCCGGCTACCCCACTCGAAAGCATCAAGTATGTGCTCGACATCGTGGACATGGTCTTGATTATGTCCGTGAACCCGGGATTCGGCGGCCAGAGCCTGATTCCCTACTGCCTCGACAAGATTCGTGAACTCCGCGCACTCAAGCCGGAACTCAACATCCAGATTGATGGTGGCGTAAAGCTCGACAACATCCTAGCCTGCAAGGAAGCGGGCGCAAACATCTTCGTCGTCGGTAGCGCTATCTTTGGCAAGCCTGATCCAGAAGCCGTCTGCCGTGAATTTGTGAATTTAGTTAAATAA
- a CDS encoding chorismate-binding protein, producing the protein MQIYTNKVFNNPIETIETFDPQKVQSALDRIESLQRQDYYLLGYMRYDLKNIAGDAPLIYFEAYDSFQPFEEKIPNYKIGTIVKPRLSKEEYSQKIDYIKEQIKNGITYEVNYTYPSTLRTNASDLDLFQFLLPNQKTPYNAFLQNKYETILSFSPELFFVKRGNKILTKPMKGTLKRGKTSEEDDALQEFLHNDLKNRTENVMIVDLLRNDLGRISKPGTVRADKLFEVEKHKTVFQMTSEISSELKDGTTLYDIINAIYPCGSITGAPKISTMEVIANAEPFPREVYCGAIGYIHGDEMIFSVPIRILQKKQGESDYRYNAGGAITWASTADDEWNETMTKASFLNTDFSLIETGITDFEMHLERLRNSANALGFTWNSDLEKIKFDSSVVNRIELSKDGHFELTTRPIPAPKQDPKIKIVHKVNSSNPFLYHKTSIRLPFPKEVFDEICVNEKGEITEGTFTNIGILKDGIIYTPPIECGLLNGITRQKLLNEGKTKEKILYPSDLQTAEKIYCFNSVRGIVEVTLDE; encoded by the coding sequence ATGCAAATATACACTAATAAAGTATTTAATAATCCGATTGAAACAATTGAAACTTTCGACCCACAAAAGGTCCAGTCCGCACTCGACAGAATTGAATCTTTGCAACGCCAAGACTATTACCTTCTCGGCTACATGCGCTACGACCTGAAGAATATAGCAGGCGACGCACCCCTTATCTACTTCGAAGCCTACGATTCGTTCCAGCCGTTCGAAGAAAAAATTCCCAACTACAAAATCGGCACCATCGTAAAACCGCGCCTATCAAAAGAAGAATACTCGCAAAAGATTGATTACATCAAAGAGCAAATCAAAAATGGGATTACATACGAAGTCAATTACACATACCCTTCAACGCTAAGAACAAACGCAAGTGATTTAGACTTATTCCAGTTCCTTTTGCCAAACCAGAAGACTCCTTACAACGCCTTTTTGCAAAACAAGTACGAGACGATCCTGTCTTTCTCACCGGAACTGTTTTTCGTGAAGCGCGGCAACAAGATTTTGACAAAGCCCATGAAGGGCACGCTCAAACGCGGCAAGACTTCCGAAGAAGACGACGCTTTGCAAGAATTCTTGCACAACGACTTAAAGAACCGCACCGAAAACGTCATGATTGTAGACCTGCTGCGAAACGATCTCGGGAGAATTTCAAAGCCGGGAACCGTCCGCGCAGACAAGCTGTTCGAAGTTGAAAAGCACAAAACCGTTTTCCAGATGACTTCCGAAATTTCATCGGAACTAAAAGACGGCACAACACTTTACGACATCATCAACGCAATTTATCCATGCGGTTCCATCACGGGTGCGCCAAAAATTTCTACAATGGAAGTCATCGCCAATGCAGAACCATTCCCGCGAGAAGTGTACTGCGGAGCCATCGGCTACATCCACGGCGACGAAATGATTTTCTCCGTCCCCATCAGAATCTTGCAGAAAAAGCAAGGCGAATCTGATTACAGATACAATGCCGGCGGCGCTATCACATGGGCTTCTACCGCAGACGACGAATGGAATGAAACAATGACCAAGGCAAGTTTTTTGAATACCGATTTTTCGCTGATTGAAACAGGCATCACCGATTTCGAGATGCATCTCGAACGTTTGAGAAATTCAGCAAATGCACTCGGCTTCACCTGGAACAGCGACCTTGAAAAAATCAAGTTCGATAGTTCTGTCGTGAACAGGATTGAACTTTCCAAAGACGGTCACTTTGAACTCACGACAAGACCAATTCCCGCACCCAAGCAAGATCCAAAAATCAAAATTGTACACAAAGTAAATTCATCCAATCCGTTTCTGTATCACAAAACGAGCATTCGCCTGCCATTCCCGAAAGAAGTCTTTGACGAAATCTGCGTGAACGAGAAAGGCGAAATCACCGAAGGCACGTTCACGAACATCGGCATTCTAAAAGACGGCATCATCTACACGCCGCCTATCGAGTGCGGGCTTTTAAACGGCATCACAAGACAAAAGCTTTTAAACGAAGGCAAGACCAAAGAAAAAATCCTGTACCCGAGTGACCTTCAAACAGCCGAGAAAATCTACTGCTTCAATTCCGTCCGCGGCATTGTGGAAGTGACGCTCGACGAATAA
- a CDS encoding glycoside hydrolase family 9 protein, whose product MRKHLFAALAFAVPTFAIPLVNQLGFAPESEKTVVIPGNDANPLEVRDMAGNTVLTLEAPMVYDWDYSGEEVQTYDISSIKKPGTYRLYRDGYIGNPVVIGENVYEDLTKAALKWFYFQRAGMALDTRYAGKWARAAGHIDDSVTVYGTDLPTATVVAQSKGKPAPKKADPKIIKSQRGWYDAGDYGKYIVNSGITVFTLLELYEHFPAFMDTLQWNIPREFPKMPALLEEIRWNLDWMLSMQDKDGGVYHKLTSLKFGSSTMPEIDGAKRYAIEKSLTATLDFAAVMAQASRVYAPFDKAFADRMLKASGAAYYWAKHNPKALYKQPSDVQTGDYTYGGEDGKDEFAFAATELFRATKKKNYLNDLSAYKIRSDGPWWGDVNMLAVYHVALDSADFGAKLGGAARKALLAAANELRAVGDTSAYRLPALPSSWNWGSNSAMANNGIVLLHAYYVTGDKSYLDGAQQCLDYLLGKNPIEMTYVTGFGYRSPRNPHHRVSESDFVDDPVPGMLVGGPHLGKQDINLDGKELWKCPNYAVADKPALAYIDNRCSYATNEVAINWNAPLAYLAGALQAIYLGHANAVVK is encoded by the coding sequence ATGCGTAAACATCTATTTGCCGCGCTTGCTTTTGCGGTGCCGACTTTTGCAATCCCGCTGGTGAACCAGCTTGGGTTTGCCCCCGAATCCGAAAAGACGGTCGTCATCCCCGGTAACGACGCGAACCCGCTCGAAGTCCGCGACATGGCTGGGAACACGGTGCTTACGCTCGAAGCCCCGATGGTCTACGATTGGGACTACAGTGGCGAAGAAGTCCAGACGTACGATATTTCTTCGATCAAGAAGCCGGGCACGTACCGCCTGTACAGAGACGGCTATATCGGTAACCCGGTCGTGATTGGCGAGAACGTCTATGAAGATTTGACGAAGGCTGCTCTCAAGTGGTTCTATTTCCAGCGTGCGGGCATGGCTCTCGATACGCGCTATGCGGGCAAGTGGGCTCGTGCGGCTGGCCACATCGACGATAGCGTGACGGTTTACGGTACGGATTTGCCGACGGCAACGGTTGTTGCTCAGTCCAAGGGCAAGCCCGCTCCAAAGAAGGCCGACCCGAAGATTATCAAGTCGCAGCGCGGCTGGTACGATGCCGGTGATTACGGCAAGTACATTGTGAACTCGGGCATTACCGTGTTTACGCTTTTGGAACTTTATGAACACTTCCCGGCATTCATGGATACGCTCCAGTGGAACATCCCGCGTGAATTCCCGAAGATGCCGGCGCTCCTCGAAGAAATCCGCTGGAATCTGGACTGGATGCTTTCGATGCAGGACAAGGACGGTGGTGTTTACCACAAGCTCACATCGCTCAAGTTCGGCTCCAGCACGATGCCTGAAATTGATGGCGCAAAGCGTTACGCGATTGAAAAGAGCTTGACTGCAACACTTGACTTTGCGGCAGTGATGGCTCAGGCTTCTCGCGTGTATGCACCGTTTGACAAGGCTTTTGCAGACCGCATGCTCAAGGCTTCTGGTGCCGCCTATTATTGGGCAAAGCACAATCCGAAGGCTTTGTACAAGCAACCCTCCGATGTGCAGACGGGCGACTATACGTATGGCGGCGAAGACGGCAAGGATGAATTTGCCTTTGCTGCAACGGAACTTTTCCGCGCCACAAAGAAGAAGAATTATCTCAACGACTTGAGCGCTTACAAGATCAGAAGCGATGGACCGTGGTGGGGCGATGTGAATATGCTCGCTGTTTACCATGTAGCTTTGGATTCTGCTGACTTTGGCGCAAAGCTCGGTGGTGCCGCTCGCAAGGCATTGCTTGCCGCTGCAAACGAACTTCGTGCGGTTGGCGATACGAGTGCATACAGACTCCCGGCTCTTCCGTCTAGCTGGAACTGGGGCAGTAACAGTGCCATGGCAAACAACGGAATCGTGTTACTCCACGCTTATTATGTCACGGGTGACAAGAGCTATTTGGATGGCGCACAGCAGTGCCTCGATTACCTCTTGGGCAAGAACCCGATTGAAATGACGTACGTGACTGGCTTTGGCTACAGAAGCCCGCGCAACCCGCATCACCGTGTGAGCGAATCTGACTTTGTTGATGATCCGGTCCCGGGCATGCTCGTGGGCGGCCCGCACTTGGGCAAGCAGGATATCAATCTCGATGGCAAGGAACTTTGGAAGTGCCCGAACTACGCTGTTGCAGACAAGCCGGCACTTGCCTACATCGATAACCGTTGCAGCTATGCAACAAACGAAGTGGCCATCAACTGGAACGCTCCGCTTGCATATCTCGCTGGCGCTTTGCAGGCCATTTACTTGGGCCACGCCAATGCGGTTGTAAAGTAA
- a CDS encoding glycoside hydrolase family 18 protein, protein MNFKVITLALAMGAAMAQAAADKVIGFYPYWSQYSQFYAKDIRYNLVTDIHYMSITPTAEGAVAFADEYDADNFKNLASMSKENGVKLIVSVGGMEAESSLKAIASSDETLSSFVSNVKDWIATNGGDGVELDWQNLTTDDSEDYAKMVNALVDGLSGSTVTAVIYPAAGMDAYKAEALNRLAYVDVFMTDLMTESESSLVPNQSANSVQETLDAVAAAGVNKDLLAPVVFLYGKSFAGAKGLGSSHQGVGSGNEGYLPYAELMNRFDTPDYTVTFDEASKSEVAVSETESIVFMGIPSVKAVAQHVKSEGMAGVAVYDLSQDHYEPIVSLLVTVGLELRPGVNYKAGKKK, encoded by the coding sequence ATGAACTTTAAAGTTATTACATTGGCTCTTGCCATGGGCGCTGCAATGGCCCAGGCTGCCGCTGACAAAGTGATTGGCTTCTATCCGTATTGGAGTCAGTATTCTCAGTTCTACGCCAAGGATATCCGCTACAATCTCGTGACCGACATCCATTACATGTCGATCACTCCGACTGCAGAAGGTGCGGTTGCCTTTGCCGACGAATACGATGCCGACAACTTCAAGAACCTCGCTAGCATGTCCAAGGAAAACGGCGTAAAGCTGATTGTTTCCGTGGGTGGCATGGAAGCAGAATCGAGCCTCAAGGCTATCGCTTCCTCCGACGAAACGCTTTCTTCCTTCGTCTCTAACGTGAAGGACTGGATTGCAACGAACGGCGGCGATGGCGTTGAACTCGACTGGCAAAACCTCACGACGGATGATTCCGAAGACTACGCCAAGATGGTGAACGCCTTGGTCGACGGTCTTTCTGGCTCGACGGTGACGGCCGTGATTTACCCGGCCGCCGGCATGGATGCCTACAAGGCTGAAGCCTTGAACCGTCTCGCTTACGTGGATGTGTTCATGACCGACCTCATGACCGAAAGCGAAAGCAGCCTCGTTCCGAACCAGAGCGCAAACTCTGTGCAGGAAACGCTTGACGCTGTTGCAGCTGCTGGCGTGAATAAGGACCTCCTTGCTCCGGTGGTGTTCCTCTACGGTAAGTCCTTTGCCGGTGCTAAGGGCCTCGGCTCTAGCCACCAGGGCGTGGGCAGCGGTAACGAAGGTTACCTTCCGTATGCAGAACTCATGAACCGCTTTGACACGCCGGACTACACGGTGACATTCGATGAAGCTTCCAAGTCCGAAGTGGCTGTGAGCGAAACCGAATCTATCGTGTTCATGGGTATCCCGTCTGTGAAGGCTGTTGCCCAGCACGTGAAGAGCGAAGGCATGGCAGGCGTTGCCGTGTACGACCTCTCCCAGGACCACTACGAACCGATCGTCTCGCTCCTCGTGACGGTTGGCCTCGAACTCCGTCCGGGCGTGAACTACAAGGCTGGCAAGAAGAAGTAA
- a CDS encoding carbohydrate binding domain-containing protein, whose amino-acid sequence MNGNLKKAIWKSALAAMLLASSSFAGYGFSDYRDRDQSHFVMKDPKPFRPDKEVVTVVMREAIPRGGGYTYQYPRENPEPVLTDKYAMEGALSMEIELIASDYSGVAICIAGSVDLTPYLEEGVLEFWIKGAQGGENALFVLVDDGVKSNGESLQVKLRSKSLGEITTEWKHFSIPLKLFGNTGVYWDAKNTREVMLPFSWSNFKGFRLEVRKDENESFKVWIDDIVIKKHGKPYEGPAHYPFRNEI is encoded by the coding sequence ATGAATGGAAACTTAAAAAAAGCCATTTGGAAGTCCGCTCTAGCGGCGATGCTTCTTGCTTCATCTTCTTTCGCTGGCTACGGTTTTAGCGATTACCGCGACCGCGACCAGTCCCACTTTGTCATGAAGGATCCTAAACCGTTCCGTCCTGATAAGGAAGTTGTCACCGTTGTCATGCGTGAAGCAATTCCGCGTGGTGGTGGTTACACGTACCAGTATCCGCGTGAAAACCCCGAACCGGTACTCACGGATAAGTATGCCATGGAAGGAGCTCTCTCCATGGAAATTGAACTTATCGCGAGTGACTATTCCGGTGTCGCAATCTGTATTGCGGGTTCCGTGGACTTGACTCCGTATCTCGAAGAAGGTGTTCTCGAATTTTGGATCAAGGGCGCCCAGGGTGGTGAAAACGCATTGTTCGTGCTCGTTGACGATGGCGTGAAGAGCAATGGTGAATCCCTCCAGGTGAAGCTCCGCTCCAAGAGCCTTGGTGAAATTACGACAGAATGGAAGCACTTCAGCATTCCTCTGAAGCTCTTCGGCAATACCGGTGTTTACTGGGATGCAAAGAACACGCGCGAAGTGATGCTCCCGTTCTCATGGTCCAACTTCAAGGGTTTCCGTCTTGAAGTCCGCAAGGATGAAAACGAATCCTTCAAGGTCTGGATTGACGATATTGTGATTAAGAAGCATGGCAAGCCGTACGAAGGCCCGGCTCACTATCCGTTCCGCAACGAGATTTAA
- a CDS encoding glycoside hydrolase family 5 protein: MIKKILSAMAIGCAFWACDSGSATIPTSAGKGNTSTAVPVDYTLGRTMNALLGRGINLGNSWESDGSDDGAWSNPIRDQDFATIKAAGFNSVRIPVRWQNGSDYSTHTVDPNRLAGVLEDIRLAIAQGLTVVVNFHHYNELNCAGGGGNGCTYNPTEYEAEKAHFLALWAQVATAMGEFQDNQVVLEILNEPIIPNADRVDQLMNEAYAVIRAAAPGKTIMFEAYHAAKFADLSMLHLPQDGNIIFSGHYYEPYTYSHQGHGYNCLGDAAYVSTADEDLLSYVGLAYKLYPDVNGIDQVPLNMGEFGVAGGDSSPCQWQEGEPPSAARKAAWAKKAAQAAVKNGMSFHYWGFGYTGGFDAYEPNAETWNTGFPGALIF; this comes from the coding sequence ATGATTAAAAAGATTCTTTCAGCAATGGCAATCGGATGCGCCTTCTGGGCATGCGACAGTGGCTCGGCAACAATACCGACATCGGCCGGCAAGGGCAACACGAGCACGGCCGTCCCCGTAGACTACACCTTGGGAAGAACGATGAATGCGCTCCTTGGGCGCGGCATCAACCTGGGTAACTCCTGGGAATCCGACGGTTCCGATGATGGTGCCTGGAGCAACCCCATCCGTGACCAGGACTTCGCCACCATCAAGGCGGCAGGCTTCAATTCCGTGCGTATCCCGGTCCGCTGGCAAAATGGTTCTGACTACTCGACCCATACTGTGGACCCGAACCGATTGGCAGGCGTTCTCGAAGACATCCGCCTCGCCATCGCCCAAGGCCTTACTGTTGTCGTGAACTTCCACCACTACAACGAACTAAACTGCGCAGGTGGCGGCGGTAACGGCTGCACATACAACCCCACCGAATACGAAGCCGAAAAGGCACACTTCCTTGCCCTTTGGGCTCAAGTGGCAACGGCCATGGGTGAATTCCAGGACAACCAGGTCGTGCTCGAAATCCTGAACGAACCGATCATCCCAAACGCCGATCGCGTGGACCAGCTGATGAACGAAGCTTACGCCGTCATCCGTGCAGCCGCTCCGGGCAAGACGATTATGTTCGAAGCCTACCATGCCGCAAAGTTTGCCGACCTCTCGATGCTCCACTTGCCGCAAGACGGGAACATCATCTTCAGTGGCCACTATTACGAACCGTACACATACAGCCATCAGGGGCATGGCTACAACTGCCTTGGCGATGCCGCATACGTCTCTACAGCGGACGAAGACCTGTTATCATACGTTGGGCTGGCCTATAAGCTTTACCCGGACGTGAACGGAATAGACCAAGTTCCGTTGAACATGGGTGAATTCGGCGTGGCCGGTGGTGATTCCAGTCCCTGCCAATGGCAAGAGGGCGAGCCTCCCAGCGCAGCGCGCAAGGCCGCCTGGGCAAAGAAGGCCGCGCAGGCCGCTGTCAAAAACGGCATGTCGTTCCATTACTGGGGATTTGGCTACACAGGCGGATTTGACGCCTACGAACCCAATGCCGAAACGTGGAACACAGGATTTCCTGGAGCACTCATCTTCTAG
- the lpxA gene encoding acyl-ACP--UDP-N-acetylglucosamine O-acyltransferase — MLHPSAFVHPNANVHESAVIGPWCVVDENAEIGENVVLESRVRVYGGVTIKANTHIYDGAILGAPPQDLKYAGEPTRLEIGENCIIREYTTLNRGTVQGGGCTRIAPRVLIMAYAHVGHDCQIGEGAVIANGCQLGGHVRIGKFATLGGTTAVQQRNQVGAYAFVGGTLKVDYDVPPCSRAFGNPLRFASLNLHALRLHADEFPPERIAFFERAFRELYRGKRPAAEVIEELKKGPEPLFQAFFDEHWGGSLVRP, encoded by the coding sequence ATGCTCCATCCATCCGCTTTTGTTCATCCGAATGCCAACGTCCACGAGTCTGCCGTTATCGGCCCCTGGTGCGTTGTCGATGAAAATGCGGAAATTGGTGAAAATGTGGTGCTCGAATCGCGCGTACGCGTTTACGGCGGCGTGACGATTAAGGCGAATACTCACATTTACGATGGAGCTATCCTCGGTGCGCCTCCACAAGACCTCAAGTACGCAGGGGAGCCGACTCGCCTTGAAATTGGCGAAAATTGCATCATCCGCGAATATACGACGCTCAACCGCGGCACCGTCCAGGGCGGTGGTTGTACGCGCATTGCCCCTCGCGTCCTCATCATGGCTTATGCCCATGTGGGGCACGACTGCCAAATTGGCGAGGGGGCGGTCATCGCAAACGGGTGCCAGCTCGGCGGACATGTGCGCATTGGCAAGTTTGCGACCCTCGGTGGCACCACGGCCGTGCAGCAGAGAAACCAGGTGGGCGCCTACGCATTCGTGGGCGGTACGCTCAAGGTCGATTACGACGTTCCCCCGTGCAGCCGTGCTTTCGGGAACCCGCTCCGCTTTGCGTCTCTCAATCTCCATGCGCTTCGCCTGCATGCTGATGAATTTCCGCCCGAACGTATCGCGTTTTTTGAACGAGCCTTCCGTGAACTTTACCGTGGCAAACGCCCGGCAGCAGAGGTCATCGAAGAATTGAAAAAAGGCCCGGAACCTCTGTTCCAAGCCTTCTTTGATGAGCACTGGGGCGGTTCTCTCGTTCGCCCGTAG
- a CDS encoding glycosyltransferase, whose product MGGIILACLTALYALLFLFFIVGLLKTHRYKGPKATPSVSVVIPMRNEEEFAERTLEAVAAQDYVGEWEVICVDDRSTDRTREILEKFAATHPRFRVLSLPQDLPQIASPKKRALESAFKIAKNEVLLTMDADCIPRKSWITAMAGRFVDGICIVQGPKQNNGSRSMPHLYQKLETLGYTAMEAAGFSLGRPIVASAACLAYKKDLFFKVGGFGDLINLSSGDDDMLIHKMMKIPGTKVCYNLDKDAVIETAPVHTWKQLFNQRARWSSNGTNYESKAYILLLTLIYTYYIWMFVSPWCAIFLDFPWQWCVFSILPKIVVDFVFLSIASWKLKSKRRMLAFLPVELIQIPMIVFCVPAGISGMFRWK is encoded by the coding sequence ATGGGTGGCATTATTCTCGCATGCCTGACTGCGCTGTATGCGCTCCTGTTCCTATTCTTCATAGTAGGACTGTTAAAGACGCATCGCTATAAAGGCCCGAAAGCAACCCCAAGCGTCTCGGTCGTGATCCCGATGCGAAACGAAGAGGAATTTGCCGAACGCACACTCGAAGCGGTCGCCGCCCAGGACTACGTTGGCGAATGGGAAGTGATTTGCGTCGATGACCGTTCTACCGACCGCACGCGCGAGATTCTAGAAAAGTTCGCCGCCACGCACCCGCGTTTCCGCGTTTTAAGCCTCCCGCAGGATTTACCGCAAATTGCAAGCCCCAAGAAGCGCGCGCTCGAAAGCGCCTTCAAGATTGCCAAAAACGAAGTGCTCTTGACGATGGACGCCGACTGCATCCCGCGCAAGAGCTGGATTACCGCCATGGCCGGGCGATTTGTCGATGGCATCTGCATTGTGCAAGGCCCCAAGCAGAACAACGGCTCGCGCTCGATGCCGCACCTCTACCAGAAACTCGAAACGCTCGGCTACACCGCGATGGAAGCGGCAGGCTTTAGCCTTGGACGCCCGATTGTCGCCAGTGCGGCTTGCCTTGCGTACAAGAAGGACTTGTTCTTTAAAGTCGGCGGATTCGGGGACCTCATCAACCTCTCGAGTGGCGATGACGACATGCTCATCCACAAGATGATGAAAATCCCGGGAACGAAGGTCTGCTACAATCTCGACAAGGATGCAGTGATCGAGACCGCTCCAGTGCACACGTGGAAACAGCTCTTTAACCAGCGCGCCCGCTGGAGCAGCAACGGCACGAACTACGAAAGCAAAGCCTACATCCTTTTGCTCACGCTCATTTACACGTACTACATCTGGATGTTCGTGAGTCCGTGGTGCGCCATCTTCCTTGATTTCCCGTGGCAGTGGTGCGTGTTCAGCATTCTGCCCAAGATTGTCGTGGACTTCGTATTCTTGAGCATAGCCTCTTGGAAGCTCAAGTCCAAGCGCCGCATGCTCGCGTTCTTGCCTGTAGAGCTTATCCAGATCCCGATGATTGTGTTCTGCGTCCCCGCAGGAATCTCGGGAATGTTTAGATGGAAATAA
- a CDS encoding CCA tRNA nucleotidyltransferase — MPSIVTLAGKTFEPDLPRRLLSIAGEIREAGGRAFLVGGWVRDALLGKDCRDYDVEVYDLTQDELVPILKKYGRTNLVGKAFGVIHLAMKGLSLDFSFPRTESKVGYGHRGFVVHTDEKLSFKEAALRRDFTINAMGMELPELTLCDPYGGIDDLKKGLLRHVGPAFVEDSLRILRGVQFASRFALRLAPETIELCQTLSLEDLSIERLFEEFKKWLLKPGKPSLGLRAFLDIKLNEFFPEVLPLRGSWEDLGEMLDNMESLRKSFVNVNAEVADGAVGDSKCSPLSDNQVMEFAFAAFLSGSPETSLKFLERITNESHLVKNVPLLLNAYSELDFAIVNDAPALRRMAVKLGGLKLLCLLVKATPRKYYAAAGAPEFPEQLWQAAEDLDLLNAAPQPFLMGKMLMDLGFKPGKQMGETIKQSFELQLDGKIKNAEEAIEWVRRL; from the coding sequence ATGCCGAGTATCGTGACTCTTGCAGGCAAGACGTTTGAACCGGACTTGCCTAGACGCTTGCTTTCTATCGCAGGTGAAATCCGTGAAGCTGGTGGCCGCGCCTTCTTGGTGGGCGGCTGGGTGCGCGATGCACTTCTCGGCAAGGATTGCCGCGACTACGATGTCGAAGTTTACGACCTCACGCAAGATGAACTTGTCCCGATTTTAAAGAAGTACGGCCGTACGAATCTTGTGGGGAAGGCTTTTGGCGTGATTCATTTGGCGATGAAGGGCCTCTCGCTCGATTTCTCGTTCCCGCGTACCGAAAGCAAGGTTGGCTATGGTCATCGCGGTTTCGTGGTGCATACGGATGAAAAGCTTTCGTTCAAGGAGGCGGCGCTTCGCCGTGACTTTACCATCAATGCGATGGGCATGGAACTTCCGGAACTCACGCTTTGTGACCCGTACGGCGGCATTGACGATTTGAAGAAAGGCTTGTTGCGCCATGTAGGCCCAGCCTTTGTCGAAGATTCGCTGCGCATTTTGCGCGGTGTGCAGTTTGCAAGCCGCTTTGCGCTTAGACTTGCGCCCGAGACGATTGAACTTTGCCAGACGCTTTCGCTTGAAGATCTTTCCATTGAACGCTTGTTCGAAGAATTCAAGAAGTGGCTCTTGAAGCCGGGCAAGCCGTCGCTTGGACTGCGTGCTTTCCTGGACATCAAGCTGAATGAATTTTTCCCGGAAGTTTTACCGCTGCGTGGCTCTTGGGAAGACTTAGGTGAAATGCTCGACAACATGGAGAGCTTGCGCAAAAGCTTTGTGAATGTGAATGCTGAAGTGGCTGATGGTGCTGTTGGTGACTCCAAGTGCTCGCCGCTTTCGGATAACCAGGTGATGGAATTTGCTTTTGCAGCATTTCTCAGCGGGAGTCCCGAAACGTCTCTCAAGTTCCTCGAACGCATTACGAACGAATCGCACTTGGTCAAAAATGTCCCGTTGCTTTTGAATGCTTATAGCGAGCTTGATTTTGCAATTGTGAATGATGCGCCGGCGCTTCGCCGCATGGCGGTGAAGCTGGGTGGCTTAAAGCTGTTGTGCCTGCTTGTGAAAGCCACCCCGCGTAAGTATTACGCCGCCGCCGGCGCCCCGGAATTCCCGGAACAGCTTTGGCAGGCCGCTGAAGATCTCGACTTGCTCAATGCAGCTCCGCAGCCATTCCTCATGGGCAAAATGCTTATGGATTTGGGATTCAAGCCGGGCAAGCAAATGGGCGAGACCATCAAGCAAAGCTTTGAGCTCCAGCTCGATGGTAAAATCAAGAACGCTGAAGAAGCAATCGAGTGGGTTCGCCGCTTGTAA